A DNA window from Salvia hispanica cultivar TCC Black 2014 unplaced genomic scaffold, UniMelb_Shisp_WGS_1.0 HiC_scaffold_284, whole genome shotgun sequence contains the following coding sequences:
- the LOC125198813 gene encoding uncharacterized protein LOC125198813, whose amino-acid sequence ICRSPFSTRNASSKYDFVKVKVWLGDNADHYYVLSRFLLSRMLTVTKIPNHVAIKIALELKKLLIDNSLLDVSSLTSKLTYLSSWSGEISSSKSATGHSCMWNCMCWKIDYCYSTCTKAKFAKCVAGSMVYELLRTATDAPLTSSPVWARDFSSSDELITEFCRECRIVRKESNEGWKPIIIEGIHLDPSIYLMNDENKSSTTNQGKEGEKTEGKIKNGSSADNHSTAASVSQDNDNSGNQIARSDEVASGVDMVSGALENVNISSSGPECQGILVKDAEPIRPPAVNKEKSGPEPIIIPIILKMAEFDHKALLEEWLSTRAMEKFPVQDKDKLIANLKTIQDYLCSFKSQGYSVVNISATAFPQTLDWLHSYLLQCIEQGTTSVSAKSDGQTVGN is encoded by the exons ATCTGCCGCTCTCCCTTCTCCACTCGCAACGCTTCTTCTAAATATGATTTTGTTAAG GTGAAGGTATGGTTGGGAGACAATGCCGACCACTATTACGTGCTCTCCCGGTTTTTGCTTAGCAGAATGTTGACTGTCACTAAG ATTCCTAATCACGTGGCTATTAAGATTGCTCTTGAGCTGAAAAAGCTGCTTATAGATAATAGCCTTCTAGACGT CTCCAGTCTGACCTCGAAGCTAACTTATTTAAG CTCATGGAGCGGCGAG ATTTCATCATCAAAGAGTGCCACTGGTCATTCTTGTATGTGGAACTGCATGTGTTGGAAAATCGACTATTGCTACTCAACTTGCACAAAGGCTAAATTTGCCAAATGTGTTGCAG GCAGTATGGTGTACGAGTTACTGCGTACAGCAACAGA TGCGCCATTAACATCTTCCCCAGTTTGGGCACGAGATTTCAGCTCGTCTGATGAGTTAATAACTGAATTTTGCAGAGAGTGTCGAATTGTCCGCAAAG AAAGCAATGAAGGATGGAAACCAATTATTATTGAG GGCATACATTTGGACCCTAGTATTTACTTAATGAATGATGAAAATAAGTCATCAACCACGAACCAAGGAAAAGAGGGAGAAAAGActgaaggaaaaataaaaaatggaagcTCAGCTGACAATCATTCCACTGCTGCATCTGTTAGTCAAGATAATGACAACTCTGGCAATCAGATTGCCAGGTCAGATGAAGTAGCATCAGGTGTGGATATGGTTTCAGGGGCTCTGGAAAATGTGAACATAAGCAGTAGTGGCCCTGAATGTCAAG GCATATTGGTGAAAGATGCTGAACCCATCCGGCCACCTGCAGTCAATAAAGAAAAGTCTGGACCTGAACCCATTATAATTCCTATAATCCTGAAGATGGCTGAATTTGACCATAAG GCTTTGCTGGAGGAGTGGTTATCTACTCGTGCCATGGAAAAATTCCCTGTACAG GACAAGGATAAGTTAATTGCTAACTTGAAAACTATCCAGGACTACCTCTGTTCATTTAAGTCCCAG GGTTACTCAGTTGTCAATATATCGGCTACAGCTTTCCCTCAGACTTTAGATTGGCTGCATAGTTACCTACTTCAG TGCATTGAGCAAGGTACAACTTCAGTTTCTGCTAAGAGTGATGGTCAGACTGTGGGAAACTAG